aggtgcgagccggggtttgaacccacgatcctctgcttgagaggccataggtcaaaccactcggccaccacggcttccttaaaagaatatattataaagttgaataatttatAAATCGATGCAAACGTGTTTGGGGATCCTTAATTTAACCGCAGAGGTATGTAAGAGGTGATAAAAAAAGACTTCCATGTTcagaattattttcttttaaaaaagtaataaaaaaatacaaaacgtcgtggtattaaaaaaaaacactaaacaaTTGTGCCAGCACAAATCGATTGTTTGAATCGACTAATATGTACttatgtgtacctacttatcgCGCTGAATATGGCACTGCGCTGGCTTGATGATTTGAGATCTAAAGGCTCTACACATAGACAGCGACATCGCTCTTAAGTTAGAAGACATGTACAGTTAATCCCTCAAACTTATAATAGCGCCTCGCATGCTGGTCAGCGTTGGCACAACATGTGGAATAGCcctaatgttttaatttatcgCCTTTGCTGAGGTTGGGGCGGCGCGGTGGCGAGGAAATCGAGAGATCGCTGGATAGCTGCAGGGATCGGAGGAGGCGTGGGCAGATGAGCTCCTTGGGGCTGGAAACCGTTCTCGTTAGCGATGTAGGTTAGCTGGATGGGTTGACCATCTTCGCTCGTCCAAGACGATTGACCTTCGACTTGAAGGGCGGGCTCTTCCGCGCCAATGTTCTTCAAAGCTCCCTTTTCTTGGGTGTTGATGCCATTGCCGGTTTGGAAAGCATACTGATATGAACCGTCAGGGTTGATCTCACTGCTCTGGCTAACAATAGGAATTACATCTTGAGCCTGGGGCGCTGCCACGGCCACCGCGACGAGGGCAAAGAAAACCTGAAAGTAACCAAGTAGTTAgttgttaatgtttttttctgcAACGCTCCAATTAGTCAGAACGGAAACAATCAAATAcccaacaaacaaatagactttcCCACTGTGACCTTCACACTCTGCCCTAATAATCGTATAAAGAAGTTACTGGAAATTGATAAAGATATTAAGTGAATGATtggatataaataatataattgctATCTTAATCATTaa
This Choristoneura fumiferana chromosome 12, NRCan_CFum_1, whole genome shotgun sequence DNA region includes the following protein-coding sequences:
- the LOC141433326 gene encoding endocuticle structural glycoprotein SgAbd-2-like; translated protein: MKSIVFFALVAVAVAAPQAQDVIPIVSQSSEINPDGSYQYAFQTGNGINTQEKGALKNIGAEEPALQVEGQSSWTSEDGQPIQLTYIANENGFQPQGAHLPTPPPIPAAIQRSLDFLATAPPQPQQRR